In the Candidatus Afararchaeum irisae genome, ACGTTCCCTCTCCTCCTCGGCTCTCACCTCAACCTTGCTCGGTGAGACAGACGCCGAAGACGATCCGGCTGACGCCTTCGCGGCGTGTTCACCCGCTCTCTTTCCGAAGACGACGAGCTCTAGGAGTGCGTTTCCTCCGAGACGGTTCGCGCCGTGGACTGAGACACACGCCGCCTCCCCGACGGCGTAGAATCCTTCGACGTTTGTCTTTCCGTCGGCGTCACACGCGATTCCCCCCATCGTGTAATGCTGACCCGGCTTCACGGGTATGGGCTCCTCGACGGGATCGACCCCCTCGAAGTCACGCGCAAGTTCGAGGATCTGTGCGAGACGTTCCTCTATCTTCTCCTCTCCGAAATGGGTTAGGTCGAGATGTACGGTGCCCTGTTCGAAGCCACGTCCCTCCTGTACCTCTATGAGCTCAGCGCGTGAGACGACGTCACGTGACGCGAGCTCTCCGGCGTTGGGGGCGTAGCCGCGCTCGTACATGAACCGCTCGCCCTCGTTGTTGTAGAGGATTCCACCCTCTCCACGGCATGCCTCTGTGATCAGGATTCCCGTGCTCGGGAGGGTCGTGGGATGGAACTGTATGAACTCCATGTCCTCCATCGGGACTCCCGCCCTGTACGCGATAGAGAGACCGTCTCCGGTGTTGGCGACTGCGTTCGTGGTGTGTTCATAGACCTGTCCCATTCCTCCCGTGGCGAATATAGTCGCGTTCGCGGCGAAGGAATCGACACGTCCCGTCTGGAGGTCGATCGCCGTGACACCGTGGGCGCGTCCGTTCTCGACGACGAGGTCAGTGACGTACCACTCGTCGTAGACAGTTATGCCCCTCTTGAGAACCTGTTCGTACATAGTGTGGAGGAGCATATGTCCCGTCTTGTCACTCGCGTAGGTAGTACGTGGGAACGAGAGTCCTCCGAACGGCCTCTGGGCGACCCTCTTGTCCTCCTCACGCGAGAAAGCCATTCCCATGTTCTCGAGGTTGATGACCTCGTTGGGAGCCTCGCGCGTCATTATGTTGATGGGCTCCTGGTCGCCTATGTAGTCGCTGCCCTTGACAGTGTCGTAGGCGTGGTCGTGCCAGTCGTCCTCGTCCTTGAGTGCGGCGTTTATTCCTCCCTCGGCGGCTCCCGTGTGTGACCTAACGGGATGTAGCTTCGAGACTATCGCTACGTCAGCACCCGCCTCGTGTGCGGCGACGGCGGCTCTGAGACCCGCTCCGCCCGCGCCGACTATGAGTACGTCGTGTTTGTGCATCTATTTCACCTCCAGAACCTGAGTTTCTGTTTGACTGCTTCCTTGCTCATCTCCATTATAGCCTCAGTGGGTGAGATTCCCTTCGGACATACCTCCGTACAGTTGAACTGTGTGTGGCATCTCCAGAGTCCGTGGGACTTGTTGAGCATCTCGAGACGTCTCTGTCTCGTCTCGTCACCCTCGCGCTCGTCCTTGAAGAACCTGTAAGCCTTCGCGAGCGCGGCGGGACCTGTGAAGTCGTCGTCATTTCCGGCGGGGTTACACGAAGACGAGCAACAGCCACACCAGATACAGTCGAGTACTGTGTCTATGTTCTGTCTGTTCTCGTGTGACTGGAGATACTCGTCTCCCGTTTCGGGCTCGTGGTCGGGCTGGAACCACGGCTCTACGCTCTCCATCCTGTCGTAGAAGCCGTCCATGTCGACGACTAGGTCTCTTTCGACATCCTCGTTCGGTAGAGGCTCTATCTGAACCGGCGTCGACAGGTCGAGATCCTCTATCTGTGTGTTACACGCGAGCCTCTGTCTTCCGTCTATGTACATCGCATCGCTTCCGCATCTCGCCATCCTGCACGAGTGTCGGAAGGTGAGTGTAGGATCCTGGTGGTCACGTATACGTATGAGGGCATCGAGTACGGTCATTCCCTCCTGTCTCTCGATACTGTACTCCTTGAAGTACGAGTCCTCGTCTTCCTCAGGCACGTACCGGAAGACCT is a window encoding:
- a CDS encoding FAD-binding protein gives rise to the protein MHKHDVLIVGAGGAGLRAAVAAHEAGADVAIVSKLHPVRSHTGAAEGGINAALKDEDDWHDHAYDTVKGSDYIGDQEPINIMTREAPNEVINLENMGMAFSREEDKRVAQRPFGGLSFPRTTYASDKTGHMLLHTMYEQVLKRGITVYDEWYVTDLVVENGRAHGVTAIDLQTGRVDSFAANATIFATGGMGQVYEHTTNAVANTGDGLSIAYRAGVPMEDMEFIQFHPTTLPSTGILITEACRGEGGILYNNEGERFMYERGYAPNAGELASRDVVSRAELIEVQEGRGFEQGTVHLDLTHFGEEKIEERLAQILELARDFEGVDPVEEPIPVKPGQHYTMGGIACDADGKTNVEGFYAVGEAACVSVHGANRLGGNALLELVVFGKRAGEHAAKASAGSSSASVSPSKVEVRAEEERERIEELMSGTGVHQSEIREEVQEIMTEKVGVFRTEEGLKEAREAIQDAKRRYEDVTVKDSSSTFNTDLTQTLELRSILDVAEVITESALARTESRGAHSRDDYTERNDDDWLKHTMAHYAGENEYPRLEYDDVIIEEYEPKERSY
- a CDS encoding succinate dehydrogenase iron-sulfur subunit, with the protein product MSTKTADDTHRGTVTLKVFRYVPEEDEDSYFKEYSIERQEGMTVLDALIRIRDHQDPTLTFRHSCRMARCGSDAMYIDGRQRLACNTQIEDLDLSTPVQIEPLPNEDVERDLVVDMDGFYDRMESVEPWFQPDHEPETGDEYLQSHENRQNIDTVLDCIWCGCCSSSCNPAGNDDDFTGPAALAKAYRFFKDEREGDETRQRRLEMLNKSHGLWRCHTQFNCTEVCPKGISPTEAIMEMSKEAVKQKLRFWR